The Orcinus orca chromosome 20, mOrcOrc1.1, whole genome shotgun sequence region agcatttgctcatttcatgtctctgCATCCCATTTTGGtagttctcaaaatatttcaaaccttttcattattattatgtttgttaTAGTGACCTATGACCTTTGATGCtattattgcaaaaagattatgaatgtgaaggctcagatgatggctagcatattttagcaatgaagtattttttgattAAGGCATGTATgctgttttttagacataatggtaTTACACACTTAATTACAGTAGGGTGTAAAcaaaacttttatatgcactgggtaACCAATTGATGTcaaattcatgtgactcgctttatgGCAGTGGTCGAGAACCTAATCCACAATCTCTCCCAGGTATGCCCGTATCTCAATGAACAAGTCCATTACTATGACTGGAATCTTCAGTTTTACTCCCTTCCTACTGTTCACGGCCCACATGCTCAGTCCGGATCCAAGCACCCTGCCGTGTAGTTCTCAATACACCAAACCTGTCCAGCATTCCTGAAGTTGGGTGGAACGCTTAACTAACATTGCATTTTACTCTGTCAGCAGTGGGATGGAAACAGGACTGCTTATAAAGATGGCATGTATGTCATAAAACAGATCCAAATGACCAACACCATGGTGCCCTCAGAGGACTGAGCTTGTGCTACCAGGTGAAGCAAGCTATCAAGTCTGGTCCTACAACTCTCAGGATGAGTTCTTTCCCTCAAAATCCTCAATCTCTCCAGCAAACAGATTTCCCAGGGCCAGCTCTGCCCCTCACCAGGCACACTTGAAGTCCAGCCATGAACCTAGGTAGCACCTCTACATTTTAGCCAAGAACCCCACAAAAAAGTATAGCCCAACCAAAAGCTGTAACAAATTCAGAAGCATAGGGCTGTAAAGAATGTCAACGCCCACTGCTGAGAGCCAATGAGGGAAAGGAAACCTAGCCCACAGCAGGTTTGGGCGACGTGGGGAGACTCCAAAGTGAGCACTCACTGACTTCTAGACCCAACGACCACTCAGAAGGCCACGCTTGGGCCGTGGGAGCCCGACAACCCGCGCCTTAAGCTCACCCAGGAGCCAGGGATTGCAGTGAGCTGGCAGGGTATCCTCTTTGCGCCCGCCCAGCCGGCGTCCCGGGATGCCCATGGGCGGGGCCTAAGCAtcgccccgccccctccgcccGCCACTCGGGTCACCTGACCTGCCCGCGGCTCACGTGATCCGTCCCAAGCGCCGCCATTTTGGAGCTCCGGATGAGGAGGGAAAAGCGGgggggaaagagggaaaagagcaGGGAGAGAGGTGGGCGAGGACGAGGGTGAGGGCACGGCCGGGCTCCTGGCCGGCCAAAGGAGGCTCGCGGAAGCAGCAGCCGCCGCCCGACCGCAGGTACCGCGCCCCGGGGCCGCCCCTCCGCCCGCTGTTAGCGCCGCCGCCGGCCATGTGCGTCCTCCCCTCAGGCCTCTACCGGCGCCGGCTTCCTCCTCAGCCGGCAGACACCCGCCCGATGCTGGCCACATGCCCCAAGTTCCTTGTCCCTTTTTAGTCCTCTGTGCCGCCCACAGCAAGGCCTGTGGAGACCCCGGGCTTGCCCTGCaccttgggggttgggggggaaccTGCCGCTGCCCGCGTACTCTCACCAGCCTGGCCCGCAGGCAGGCCCGCCGGGTGTCGCTTCCCTCCCCTTTGCACGTGTGCAACAGCGTAGGCCTTTTGGGATGGAGCGAACGACGGTGTCCTCACCGCGTCTGTTGATTACTTTTCTCAACCCGCATCTCCCAAGCCACTGCTTGGTGTAGGAAAAGCTAGTACACAGACGCCGTTCTGGTGTTCTGCACCTATTTCGAACCTCCTCCCTGAAATGGTCTCCCCAGAGATCACGGAGATCATTGGGAAAAGCTCCCACCGTGTAAGACCTGGGGGCTTCCGTAGTGAATGGTTTGTGTGTGGAAGGCCTGGATGATTAATTAGGCAGAGGCCACCATCCCACCCCGTAGGCGATCTTTTTAGTACTGCAGTGGGCTGTAATTTGCTGCCAGTCTGCATCTCTCCTATCCGGCAATTACTGGATTTATCAGTAATTGAATTTGTTCTTTGAGTTTGTACTTTCTTCAGTACTCTGCTCTGATTCAGTGTATGGGTTGCATTACTGATTAAAAGAGAAAGCCTGGCCCTTCATTTCTTTACTTCACTAACtcgtttaaaattaatttcagggGAAAGCCAAATACGTGCTTTCTGCCCTGGCAGTAAACTATTTACTTAACCATAATCGATAAAGTTGCATTCTAGGTGAAATGAATACCATTCTTTGATCTTTTAGATTCATTCTAGGTAGTATAAGAAACAGTAGGAAAGAAATGTAGGACCAGGGCAGGAAAGTGCCTTAGAAGATACATAGGTCAGTCCACTGTGTTTTATCTTTCATGATGCCGTTCAGTTGTAGAATTGCTGGAAGTTTGCAGTCACCCTTTAGATTGTAGTTCTGGTTAAGATTAAAATGGCAATATAcaatttattgtttcttatttattagaAAGTGTTATCAGTAAAACCAATAGTATTTTGAGTTAATTAGATAAATTCTGAGCTAAAATGCACAAACTTCTCCAATAATGCACAATTACTGGAGAAGTTTCCAGAGCTATTTTTTCTAACTGGTGCAAAATCCTGAAATCTGCTTGTTAGGTAAATTATGTAAATTTGCGTCACGTAATGGGTTGCGTGGACATTCCTCTGAATTTCTTTTTGACGTGCAATATTGGGCAATTTTtcactgccagaaaaaaaaatcattactttgTTTCACCAAGAAAGAGAAATGTTTGATACTATATACTTTCGTTCTTGGCCACAGCTGGATTTTGAAGATCGATCCAGGGGACCGTATTAATTTCGGGAATTGATTTGAAAGACacaggctctgccacttaacaGCCATgtaaccttgggtaagtcacttaaacGGCActgagtgtttccttatttgtagagTTGTGTAACACCCACCTAGCCTGTCCCaaagacttaatgaagctcaaACATACATGTTTGATACTGCCTAGCTGTAAGAGGCTGTTGCTCTTTTCATTATTtatactttatacatttttttgttcACACTGAGAATTAAGAGGAAAATTGGTGTATTAAGAAAGGATGGATTTAGAATCAGATAGGCTTGGATTCCAGTTCTTAAACTAGCTATTACTTTGCATCTGTGAACCTCAGATTCCTTATCTGCAAATAAAGAGGCCAGTATTACCAGGAATTTCATGAGTAATACACAGAATCTACACTGGCACCACTCTCTGGTCTGTGAGCACCTCAAGGGCAAGGGTTCCCTCTTACTTATTTTGGTAGTCTCCTGCACATTGCTGGGCACGttataggtgctcagtaaatgttaaatcTGAATATTGGTTAACATTAGTTAGACCTTGTGTCTTAATTGCAGCTGCGaaattcaaatattctctcaggCTAGATGCCAGCTAAGAAATTTTATACTATGAAATTCATATACATTGATATTTGCACTTGGTTTTTTCTTGGTGGGCAATTAATAATTAAGCTAAGGAGATTTTAATTCAAGTAAATTACAGCTGACGTTAGTAAGGTAAATCTATAAATAACGTGTAAGCAGTTTCAAGGTAACTTTTTATAGACAGTTTATAGGACAGGAACATGAAAGTTCATCCAGCACAACTCTTGTTTTACATCTGTAGAATGTAAAATGCTCAGAAacagtgacttgcctaaggtcacacagctgaggtTCCTCTAGGAGAGGGACCCATGAGCTATGTCCCCTGCCTTCTTTTGGCTGGagcaaaatgaacattttatattttacaattacGATAATATGGAAGAACGAGGAATTGGCCGTTACTTCTATAacacaatttttttctaattggaaAGAACAAATTCTTAGTCTGAAAGAAAAGGTTCTTTATATAACATACTTAACTGTCTTTGTACGTTCACAGAAAAttacggcctttctctagttctACCCAAGCCCCCATGAATTGTTCAACTTGATTTTACATATGATAACCATACTGCTATAACTGAAAGGAACTAATTAGATGTACAAATAAGCCAAATAGCAAATTGTAAGGAAATAAAGACAACTGAAATAATTTGGCTCTATTTTTGGGAAAGATATTAATTATAAGCTTTTGCCTATGGGAGTCCGTTGTTTAGGGAAGACTTGAGACTCAGTGGAGAAGGCTGTAGAACTTTTCTGGCTTGGGatacaacttttatttatttatttgtttgtttgtttatttatttataacaatttGATATATTTGGTCGAATGTTATGTCTAAAGATTCCAAACGAGAAAACCCGTGTTTTGCTGATGCCTGTAGTCTTTCCTCATCCTAGTAAACCTTATTGTTCAGTCATACTGATCTTTTCACTAATCCCTAGATAGCATGCTTATTCTCGCTTCTGAAAATCTAATGTTACAGCTGCTTTCTTGTCAGCAAATTCCAAGAAAGCAAAATGGCACTCTCAGATTAGGATAATTCAGAGAGGATGTATTTACAAAGATACTTATAAAGGTGTAGGATTTGTATAGGCAAACCACAGGAATAATTCTGTCATCTGGAGCTAGCAGCATCAGGAGAAGGGAGAGTCCTGTAGAATAGCCTGCCTGGAGAGAATGGCCTTTTGTTGAGGAACACAGCCACTTCAAGGTGACCTAGAGGGAGGAAACCAGGGAAATGAATGTCTTGATCTCCCTTTGCTGCCTTCTTATCTCCTGTCATGGCTCCCCATTGGCATAACTCAACCAGAGGGCGTGGGAGCCTAATGATATAATCCCTCCTGGGATAGACAGCAGAGTGGAAAAGAGGAGACAGCCCAGAGGGGCAAACGGGTGACGTCCAGCATGCTCTTCTTTTGGAATACAGTGTGCATCTTACCTCTTCAAAAagccttttcttccctccctagaCCAAAATGAGCTCTTCAGTCTCTGTTAGGATTTGGTCATTGGATGTTGCCTTCTGACTATTTCACCTTGTGTACAGCTGGGTTATTTTAAAGCTGTTAATTCTTTTTAACTTCTAAATATGTTAGTCTTATCCATTTAACTTAGTTTTAAACTCTGTGagtattataaatttaaaaatttttcaattcTTCTTGGTACTTGGCTTGGTGCCTTgtacaaaatgtttttttttaataaatttatttgggcttccctggtggtgcagtggttgagagtccgcctgccgatgcaggggacatgggttcgtgccctagttcgggaagatcccacatgccgcagagcggctgggcctgtgagccatggccgctgagcctgcgcatccggagcctgtgctccgcaatgggagaggccacaacggtgaaaggatcacgtaccgcaaaaaataataataataataaataaataaataaataaataaatttgtttatttttggctgcgttggttcttcgttgaTGCACgggggcattctctagttgcagcaagcgggggctactcttcattgcggtgcacagacttctcatcgcggtggcttctcttgttgtggagcatgggctctaggcgcacgagcttcagtagttgtggcatgcagactcagcagttgtggcttgtgggctctagagcacgggctcagtagctgtggcgcacgggcttagttgctctgcagcatgtgggatcttcccggaccagggatcaaacccatgtcccctgcattggcaggcagattcttaaccactgtgccacaagggaagtcctttaactttctatttttaaaaattttaaacatttacacaagtagaaagaataatataatgaactcCTAGATGCTCATGATTCCAGCTAGAAAATTTGCTGTTCTTATTTTATATCCTCAACCTGTTCACTCGCCCCCACTCCcccttggtaatttttttttttttttaggtttcattCACCTTGATTTCTTCTTGGAGGTCATGGATAGTATGCAGATTATCATAATCCAGGTTGTCGGCAATCTTGAGCCACTAGGATTGAATCTGTACTccttatttttatctcttttattatTCAAATTTTACTTCACAACATATAATCCCATATgtattcaacacacacacacgtacacgcacATTGGTGGCCTAAGTGAAATTTTGGTGAAAAATTTGAGTTGGCCAATATTCAACTTAACTTCCTCTCTGTGTATACTTTATTATGAGCTGTTTATCTAACCTTTTTTTAACAAAGCCTTTTGTTTTAATGAGACTTGTGCATCGACTTTGCCATGTGGACCACAAATGCTTTTTCAGGTGTTTCTTGATGTATTTTATGTTGTCATATCTGTTTTATAGGTGCCATTTCCGTACTTATCCTCAAATGTATGCAGCCTCTAAAATGAGATACTTACATAAATGTTCAGGGAAAATTGGAGCATCTGCTGCAGATTTCCATTAGCTCTTAATGCCTGAGCAGACACAGCTTTAAAATCTGAATGTTTTGTCAGATTCTTTTATATTAGTCTTTTTTCTTGAGATAAGATGAACTCctcttcttcattttgctttctttttaaggtACACACTGAAATATCCACGGGGAGCAAATTTGCACTGCTCTGACTCCCTCCTATTATGTCATTAAATAGAAGAAGGATAATGAGTCACCTTTGTAACCCTGTGGGTGTGCAAAGTCTGTTGAGCAAATATTCACTGGTTAACCTCCAGATTATCAGTCAGCCTACGTGGATGTCACATTTCATGGGAAGGAGACCTTCCATCTATAGTAGTGCACCAAATCTTATGTAAGAAATTAAATGTTCAGGGATTCCTATTagctattaaatatttaagaaatttgcATTTAACAATTGAATTGAGAGAAATAAAGCCTTAAGTGAATGACCCTAGAGGGAAATCAGTAATCACAAGAAGAGCCAAAGCTTCCCTTGGCCTAAAAATGTGGAATTCTCCGGCAGTAAGGTGACTTATGAAGTCACAAAGCGTTTTTCTAAAGAAACATTGTTTCCCCCACTGGTCCCTTCTTTAGTAACTTAAGGTTGAGTGTAgagatttaaaaacatttctgttcTTCCTACTTGAGAAAGGTATAAAGGAGCTAGTCTTTTGAGGTAATGCCCTCAGGTTGTTTAGGGGAGACAGTGGCTAAAGGGCCACTGGCCTTGGGGAGCTGGCATAGCCGTCATTGTTGTAATGGCTGTGGAATGCATTCCCTGCTGGGAGTGCAGCTActagtggaagagaaaaaagctgATCGCACAGAGCAGGGTATCAGGACAGAGGGAAGAAGTAGTACTAAAGAAGCTGAGAGTAAAATGTTTACCTTTTTGCATGACATGGATCTGGGTATAGAAAAGTTAGTGTGCCACAAAGAGTAGAAAATAAGAGAGGAAAATCCATAACTGCTGTCAGTTGATGTGGGAGAACTGGGCCTGCAGCTGGTCAGAGCACTGGTGAGGTCTTGCAGGAGTTTAGGTATGATCTTGGCAGTGGCTAAAGGGCCCCTATATGTTGATTCAGCCATTTGAGGGAAGAGGAGCCAGGATTCGCCTCCTGAAGAGAATTCAGAGCCTGTGAATGAGGTTTAAGAACAGTACGATCTTTGGTCTGTAGCTAGTGCCACTAGAAATTTAGCTGGCATTTATTGAATGTTGTGAGTAAGATTCCAGAATGCACCTAAAATGTGGAAAAACAAAACTTGTTGCTGGAAAAAAGTCTAAACTTAAAAACGTGATCCAGGTCAACAAATTAATCTCACTTTAAGCCAAAGGAAATGTTTGAAATGAAAGTACTGCCAGGAAATAGAGTGTTCAAGATTTAGGCTGAAAGATAAGCATTTTATGTTAATGACTTCCTCGGCCATAACACATTACTACAACCTACAGATAACCTGtaggaaatgacatttttaaggCCTCTGTGCTTTTTTAGACCTATAACACGACTAGGATATCAATTTTTTCCTTCTCCGATACCCCTTtccctttcagaaaaaaaaaatgtatgtgtgtatgagtaATAGTTGACCACTAATATGACCTCTAGAAAAAACCACAGCATAGTTTGTGGTTTATCTTCAGGAAAATAAATCAAAGGAAGTAAAAGAAGGAACTGGATCATTGcttttatttagtttcatttgcATAATACTTCTCAAAATACACTGTTCCCTTTACAATAGGTTACATGCCCATATTTTCACAATTCCAAAGATCtagggagaaaaaacaaacaaacatggtttTAGTAATAAAACCACAATTATATTTGGTGCAAGAAGTTGTCTCCCAAGAATTGTATCAGTCATGTGTTGGCTTTACAGAATAGTATTTCATAATAACTTGAGGTGGTTCCACATGCCCTGGGAATGGCTGTATTCCTTTGATAATGGAatagcagtcttttttttttttttttttctggcattgTGCAAAAGAGAAGGAGTACTGATTAGGTCCAGCTAGATGTCTAGGGGAAAGAAAGTGGAGAAAAAAGGAGCTGTAGATTGTTAAAAGTCATttccaaagaaagaaatgaaggatggAAACACCTCAATCATCAGTCTTGATAGGGGACAGCATTCCAAAGAAAAATTGTAAGCAATTTAAGTCTCTGTTGAGGATAGCCAGGTGTATTGATATGGAACTCCCAGGTTAGAAAATACTTAGATTAGCTTAAATTTAAGAGTAGTTTAGATTTCCTGAATTATATGCCTGTAATGATACTGTAACCTGGTGATTCTTTCTGTCATATATTCTCCTTTTTAGATATGGAAGAAAGCAGCAGTGTCGCCATGTTGGTGCCAGGTATCGGGAAACAGGAAGCTATGTTGACTGCCAAAACTGTCATCAGTTCATCACTGGAagttgatgaaaaaagaaaagctaaaacaGATCCATTAATCCATGTTATTCAGAAGTTAAGCAAGATAGTGGAACATGAAAAGTCacaaaaatgtcttttaattggCAAAAAACGGTCACGTTCAAGTGCTGCAACACACTCTCTTGAAAGTCAAGAATCTTGTGAGATTCCAGCTAAAGTAACCCAGTCACCTGCTGCTGATAATAGAAGGGCTGAGATGTCACAAATACATTTTACCCCTGACTCTCTTGCCCAGAACGATGGGAAGGCTATGTCTTACCAGTGTAGCCTTTGTAAGTTTCTGTCATCATCTTTTTCTGTGTTAAAAGATCATATCAAGCAGCACGGTCAGCAGAATGAAGTGATACTAATGTGCGCAGAGTGCCATATTACATCTAAAAGCCAAGAGGAACTTGAAGCTCATGTGGTAAATGACCACGAAAACGATGCCAACAGTCACACTCAATCCAAAGCCCAGCAATGCGTAAGCCCCACCAACTCTTTGTGTCAGAGAACCTCAGGAAGAAATAATGAAACCATTCCTGACATCCCAGTCAGTGTGGACAGCCCACAGACTCATACCATCCAAACGGCATCTGTGGCAGAAATGGGTAGGAGGAAGTGGTATGCCTATGAACAGTATGGCATGTATCGATGCTTGTTTTGTAGTTACACTTGTGGCCAGCAGAGAATGTTGAAAACACATGCTTGGAAACATGCTGGGGAGGTTGATTGCTCCTAtccaatatttgaaaatgaaaatgagccCCTAGGCTTGCTGGATTCTTCAGTGGCCGCTGCACCTGGTGGGGTCCACGCAGTAGTCATTGCAATTGGAGACAATGAACTGAGTATCCACAACGGGCCGACAGTACAAGTGCAGATTTGCAGCTCAGAGTCATTATCATCTTCGTCTCCTTTAGAACAGAGTGTGGAAGGGGGTGTTCATCTAAGTCAGTCAGTTACCCTTGACCCTAATGAGGAAGAAATGCTGGAGGTGATTTCGGACGCAGAGGAGAACCTGGTTGCTGATAGCCTACTTTCATCAGCACAGAAAATCATTAGCAGTAGCCCAAATAAAAAAGGTCATGTTAATGTGATAGTGGAGCGTCTGCCAAGTGCTGAAGAGACTCTTTCGCAGAAACATTTCCTCATGAATGCTGAAATTGAAGAGGGGAAAACCTTGAGCCAGACAGAAGCCAAGATTGGATGTGAAGGAAGAGATGAAGTCTATCATGCTGATAAATGCACTGTCGATATTGGGGGGCTGATCATAGGCTGGAGCAATACAGAGAAGAAAGACAGTGAGTTAATAAATAAAGGACTGACTACTGATGAGAATGCCCCACCAGGCCGAAGAAGGACAAATTCTGAGTCTCTCAGACTACACTCATTAGCTGCAGAAGCCCTGGTCACCATGCCTATAAGAGCTGCAG contains the following coding sequences:
- the ZNF507 gene encoding zinc finger protein 507 isoform X1, encoding MEESSSVAMLVPGIGKQEAMLTAKTVISSSLEVDEKRKAKTDPLIHVIQKLSKIVEHEKSQKCLLIGKKRSRSSAATHSLESQESCEIPAKVTQSPAADNRRAEMSQIHFTPDSLAQNDGKAMSYQCSLCKFLSSSFSVLKDHIKQHGQQNEVILMCAECHITSKSQEELEAHVVNDHENDANSHTQSKAQQCVSPTNSLCQRTSGRNNETIPDIPVSVDSPQTHTIQTASVAEMGRRKWYAYEQYGMYRCLFCSYTCGQQRMLKTHAWKHAGEVDCSYPIFENENEPLGLLDSSVAAAPGGVHAVVIAIGDNELSIHNGPTVQVQICSSESLSSSSPLEQSVEGGVHLSQSVTLDPNEEEMLEVISDAEENLVADSLLSSAQKIISSSPNKKGHVNVIVERLPSAEETLSQKHFLMNAEIEEGKTLSQTEAKIGCEGRDEVYHADKCTVDIGGLIIGWSNTEKKDSELINKGLTTDENAPPGRRRTNSESLRLHSLAAEALVTMPIRAAELTRANLGHYGNIKLLDPDTGQRQVDGTLATYSKMMSPLKSSSEGLTSFNQSNSTLVALPEGRQELSDGQVKTGISMSLLTVIEKLRERTDQNASDDDILKELQDNAQCQPSSDTSLSGSNVVEYIPNADRPYRCRLCHYASGNKGYIKQHLRVHRQRQPYQCPICEHIADNSKDLESHMINHCKTRIYQCKQCEESFHYKSQLRNHEREQHSLPDTLSIATSNESRISSDKTDGKCVQEGNKSSVQKQYRCDVCDYTSTTYVGVRNHRRIHNSDKPYRCSLCGYVCSHPPSLKSHMWKHASDQNYNYEQVNKAINDAISQSGRVQGKSSGKTVLNSSEEGADSLTGSSENLVSSSELISQAPSEVVGTNENEKLNPTSNTSYSLEKNSSLAPPGVEYCVLLFCCCICGFESTSKENLLDHMKEHEGEIVNIILNKDHNTTLNTN
- the ZNF507 gene encoding zinc finger protein 507 isoform X2 gives rise to the protein MEESSSVAMLVPGIGKQEAMLTAKTVISSSLEVDEKRKAKTDPLIHVIQKLSKIVEHEKSQKCLLIGKKRSRSSAATHSLESQESCEIPAKVTQSPAADNRRAEMSQIHFTPDSLAQNDGKAMSYQCSLCKFLSSSFSVLKDHIKQHGQQNEVILMCAECHITSKSQEELEAHVVNDHENDANSHTQSKAQQCVSPTNSLCQRTSGRNNETIPDIPVSVDSPQTHTIQTASVAEMGRRKWYAYEQYGMYRCLFCSYTCGQQRMLKTHAWKHAGEVDCSYPIFENENEPLGLLDSSVAAAPGGVHAVVIAIGDNELSIHNGPTVQVQICSSESLSSSSPLEQSVEGGVHLSQSVTLDPNEEEMLEVISDAEENLVADSLLSSAQKIISSSPNKKGHVNVIVERLPSAEETLSQKHFLMNAEIEEGKTLSQTEAKIGCEGRDEVYHADKCTVDIGGLIIGWSNTEKKDSELINKGLTTDENAPPGRRRTNSESLRLHSLAAEALVTMPIRAAELTRANLGHYGNIKLLDPDTGQRQVDGTLATYSKMMSPLKSSSEGLTSFNQSNSTLVALPEGRQELSDGQVKTGISMSLLTVIEKLRERTDQNASDDDILKELQDNAQCQPSSDTSLSGSNVVEYIPNADRPYRCRLCHYASGNKGYIKQHLRVHRQRQPYQCPICEHIADNSKDLESHMINHCKTRIYQCKQCEESFHYKSQLRNHEREQHSLPDTLSIATSNESRISSDKTDGKCVQEGNKSSVQKQYRCDVCDYTSTTYVGVRNHRRIHNSDKPYRCSLCGYVCSHPPSLKSHMWKHASDQNYNYEQVNKAINDAISQSGRVQGKSSGKTVLNSSEEGADSLTGSSENLVSSSELISQAPSEVELSWWRSGYESTCQCRGHGFNPWSGKIPRASEQLSPRATTTEPAL